The following coding sequences are from one Mycolicibacterium aichiense window:
- a CDS encoding sigma-70 family RNA polymerase sigma factor — protein sequence MSVLAHNLDDGLDPGRGDFLAQAEPYRRELLAHCYRMTGSLHDAEDLVQETFLRAWKSYDRFEGKSSVRTWLHRIATNTSLTALEGRQRRPLPTGLGAPSSNPTDDLVERAEVPWLEPLPDSLYDDPADPSVIVGSRESVRLAFVAALQHLSPRQRAVLVLRDVLQWRAAEVADAIDTSVAAVNSLLQRARAQLEAVGPSQDDELSPPESDEAREKLAHYISAFEDYDIDRLVKMFTAEAIWEMPPFDGWYQGGPVIGALIHQNCPAEKAGDMRLLPLTANGQPAAAMYMRLPETGGRHVPFQLHVLDMRADGVSHVVAFLDTSLFAKFGLPEVL from the coding sequence TGGCTCACTGCTACCGGATGACCGGCTCCTTGCACGACGCGGAGGACCTGGTGCAGGAGACCTTCCTGCGCGCGTGGAAGTCCTATGACCGCTTCGAAGGCAAGTCCTCGGTCCGCACCTGGTTGCACCGCATCGCCACCAACACCTCGTTGACGGCGCTGGAGGGCAGGCAGCGGCGGCCGTTGCCGACCGGGTTGGGCGCGCCGAGTTCGAATCCGACCGACGATCTCGTCGAGCGTGCCGAGGTGCCCTGGCTGGAGCCACTGCCCGATTCGCTGTACGACGACCCGGCCGACCCGTCGGTGATCGTCGGGTCCCGGGAATCGGTCCGGCTGGCGTTCGTGGCCGCGCTGCAACACCTGTCCCCCCGTCAGCGCGCCGTTCTGGTGCTGCGGGACGTTCTGCAGTGGCGCGCCGCCGAGGTCGCCGACGCGATCGACACCTCGGTGGCTGCCGTCAACAGCCTGCTGCAGCGGGCGCGGGCCCAGCTCGAGGCCGTCGGGCCCAGCCAGGATGACGAACTGTCACCGCCGGAGTCCGATGAGGCCCGCGAAAAGCTGGCCCACTACATCTCGGCCTTCGAGGATTACGACATCGATCGGCTGGTGAAAATGTTCACCGCCGAGGCGATTTGGGAGATGCCGCCGTTCGACGGCTGGTATCAGGGCGGCCCGGTCATCGGGGCGCTCATCCACCAGAACTGCCCCGCGGAGAAGGCCGGCGACATGCGGCTGTTGCCGCTGACCGCCAACGGCCAGCCCGCCGCGGCGATGTACATGCGTCTCCCGGAGACCGGCGGCCGGCACGTGCCTTTTCAGCTGCACGTCCTGGACATGCGCGCCGACGGCGTCTCGCACGTGGTGGCGTTCCTGGACACCAGCCTGTTCGCGAAATTCGGCCTGCCGGAAGTGCTTTAG
- a CDS encoding L-lactate dehydrogenase: protein MFVHRNRKVAIIGAGSVGTAIAYACLIRGSAGVLALYDTNPKKVRAEVLDLNHGSQFVPHCTVTGSDQIDVTAGSAVVVVTAGAKQHPGQSRLELAATNVAMAQELTPQLLELSPNAVVVFVTNPVDVVTYAAARAVDAPTGRIFGSGTLLDSSRFRYLIAQRAQLAVGNVHGFIVGEHGDSEISLWSSVSIGGVPAAQYRADGEVVFDEATQTAISAAVVNAAYEIIEGKGATNLAIGLSTARIIEAVLGDQHRVLPISTVQHGAYEITDVALSLPTVVSAAGAGEVLQVPLAVPELLGLQASATTLREAQHSLGL from the coding sequence GTGTTCGTACACCGGAACCGCAAAGTCGCCATCATCGGAGCCGGGAGTGTCGGCACCGCGATCGCCTACGCCTGCCTGATCCGCGGATCGGCAGGCGTTTTGGCGCTCTACGACACCAATCCGAAGAAGGTCCGGGCCGAAGTACTCGACCTCAATCACGGCAGCCAGTTCGTGCCGCACTGCACCGTGACAGGTTCCGACCAGATAGACGTCACCGCCGGGTCGGCGGTCGTCGTGGTGACCGCCGGCGCCAAACAACATCCGGGGCAGAGCCGGCTGGAGCTTGCCGCCACGAATGTGGCTATGGCACAAGAGCTCACACCGCAGCTACTGGAGTTGTCCCCCAATGCGGTGGTCGTATTCGTCACCAACCCCGTCGACGTCGTCACCTACGCCGCCGCACGGGCGGTCGATGCGCCGACCGGACGTATCTTCGGATCGGGAACGCTGTTGGACAGCAGCCGGTTTCGGTACCTGATCGCTCAGCGTGCGCAGCTCGCGGTCGGCAACGTGCACGGGTTCATCGTGGGCGAACACGGCGACTCCGAGATCTCGCTGTGGTCGAGCGTCTCAATTGGCGGTGTGCCCGCCGCGCAGTACCGCGCTGACGGCGAGGTGGTCTTCGACGAGGCGACTCAGACGGCCATCTCGGCAGCCGTGGTCAACGCCGCGTACGAGATCATCGAGGGTAAGGGCGCGACCAATCTGGCGATCGGCCTGTCCACCGCGCGCATCATCGAAGCGGTGCTCGGTGACCAGCATCGAGTGCTGCCGATCTCCACCGTCCAGCACGGCGCCTACGAGATCACCGATGTGGCACTGTCATTGCCGACCGTCGTGTCGGCTGCCGGTGCCGGGGAGGTGTTGCAGGTTCCGCTCGCGGTTCCCGAACTCCTCGGGCTGCAGGCGTCGGCGACCACGTTGCGAGAAGCCCAGCACTCCCTGGGCCTCTAA
- a CDS encoding ferritin-like domain-containing protein has translation MTQPDTTTLLAQLRAILDLTNTEVQIAETRVTQARTDAVRTELTQNAANGRERAEAIENAIRDLGGFPDVIGPFFGRAAAAVKALTEQAQPFDEALLGDLALEGQLLDRARYLKALAVAARNPDIESLANRLITAHSATVDWLTTVLAEDALGGPAALRRTPLQILTGLTVRVANWPMISSVRGIDRALEALRHTRPAVDQLVNRSAHAGEVAVKAAAGARDAALETAEKVARREGADGAADAIHSLRSSTGILSPEELPIAGYDELNLSEAVAAVKELEDPADIRAIIAYEEANKNRQRLVSAAQTRVAAIAAEIVGID, from the coding sequence ATGACCCAACCCGATACCACTACTCTGCTCGCCCAGCTGCGGGCCATTCTCGATCTGACCAACACAGAAGTTCAGATCGCCGAGACCAGGGTGACCCAGGCTCGCACCGACGCCGTGCGCACCGAACTCACCCAGAATGCGGCCAACGGCCGCGAGCGCGCCGAAGCCATCGAGAACGCGATCCGCGACCTCGGCGGATTCCCGGACGTGATCGGGCCGTTCTTCGGGCGTGCCGCCGCGGCCGTCAAGGCGCTGACCGAGCAGGCGCAGCCGTTCGACGAAGCACTGCTGGGTGATCTGGCGCTCGAGGGCCAACTGCTCGATCGCGCCCGCTACCTCAAGGCGCTCGCCGTTGCGGCTCGCAACCCCGACATCGAAAGCCTGGCCAATCGCCTGATCACGGCCCACTCCGCGACCGTCGACTGGCTGACCACCGTGCTGGCCGAAGACGCGCTCGGCGGCCCGGCAGCACTGCGGCGCACGCCGTTGCAGATCCTGACCGGCCTGACCGTTCGGGTGGCCAACTGGCCGATGATCTCCTCGGTTCGCGGCATCGACCGCGCGCTGGAGGCACTGCGCCACACGCGGCCGGCAGTGGACCAGCTGGTCAACCGCAGCGCCCACGCAGGTGAGGTCGCGGTCAAGGCCGCGGCTGGTGCCCGTGATGCTGCGTTGGAGACTGCCGAGAAGGTGGCCCGTCGCGAGGGCGCCGACGGCGCCGCGGACGCGATCCATTCGCTGCGCAGCTCTACCGGCATCCTGTCGCCGGAGGAACTGCCGATCGCCGGCTATGACGAGCTCAACCTCAGCGAGGCCGTCGCTGCGGTGAAGGAACTCGAGGATCCTGCCGATATCCGGGCGATCATCGCCTACGAAGAGGCCAACAAGAATCGTCAGCGGCTGGTCTCGGCTGCCCAGACCCGGGTGGCCGCCATCGCTGCCGAGATCGTCGGTATCGACTGA
- a CDS encoding heme-binding protein, producing MKFSGIASSKRTAAVGTGLLMGGMAVAAMAAPVASAAPDCSSAGVASTVSSVTGSAHQYLAGHPGANQVLTAAYTQPRPQAEANVRGYFTANPGEYYDLRGILAPIGDTQRTCNVTVLPPDLESAYTMFMAG from the coding sequence ATGAAGTTCAGCGGGATCGCGTCAAGTAAGAGGACTGCGGCCGTGGGTACCGGTTTGCTCATGGGGGGCATGGCGGTGGCCGCGATGGCTGCGCCGGTGGCCTCGGCAGCACCGGATTGCAGTAGTGCCGGCGTCGCCAGCACCGTCAGCTCGGTGACCGGTTCGGCACACCAGTACCTGGCCGGACACCCCGGCGCCAATCAGGTTCTGACAGCTGCATACACCCAGCCGCGCCCGCAGGCCGAGGCCAATGTGCGCGGGTACTTCACCGCCAACCCCGGTGAGTACTACGACCTGCGCGGCATCCTCGCCCCGATCGGCGACACCCAGCGGACGTGCAACGTCACGGTGCTGCCACCGGATCTGGAGTCGGCATACACCATGTTCATGGCCGGCTGA
- a CDS encoding MarR family winged helix-turn-helix transcriptional regulator, whose amino-acid sequence MAQRWLTGDQQRIWRNYLALNGRLQAEMNRQLQARCGLSLADYEVLVTLSEQGPARVLELAEALGWEQSRLSHHLGRMRAKGLVERHDTEQDRRGATVEITAAGTDALRAAAPDHVALVRWVLFDGMTPTQLRAFDAVITTALDRLDSA is encoded by the coding sequence ATGGCCCAGCGCTGGTTGACCGGTGACCAACAGCGGATCTGGCGTAATTACCTGGCGTTGAACGGCCGCCTGCAGGCCGAGATGAACCGTCAGCTACAGGCGCGGTGCGGGCTGTCGCTCGCCGATTACGAGGTGCTGGTGACACTGTCCGAGCAGGGCCCGGCCCGGGTACTCGAACTGGCCGAGGCGCTGGGCTGGGAGCAGAGCAGGCTTTCGCATCACCTCGGCCGGATGCGAGCCAAGGGTCTGGTCGAGCGTCATGACACCGAGCAGGACCGACGTGGGGCCACTGTCGAGATCACCGCCGCGGGGACCGACGCGCTTCGCGCGGCCGCACCTGACCATGTGGCGCTGGTTCGGTGGGTGCTCTTCGACGGCATGACACCGACGCAACTACGAGCCTTCGACGCCGTGATCACCACTGCGCTGGACCGGCTCGACAGCGCATAG
- a CDS encoding pirin family protein, whose protein sequence is MAATVDIRRAADRAATKINWLDSKHSFSFGHHYDSGNTHHGLLLVNNDDIVKPGTGFDTHPHRDMEIVTWVLQGSLVHQDSTGHSGVIYPGLAQRMSAGRGILHSEKNDSWTLTGDETHSEPVHFVQMWVVPDEAGIDPGYQQLEIDDELLRGGLVTIASGMPEHRDQTAIAIRNRYAALHGARLQPGEAVELPEAPYLHLFVPRGEVTLEGAGELREGDAVRFTAAGGQRVTATAPSEILVWEMHAGLAG, encoded by the coding sequence ATGGCCGCAACCGTCGACATCCGACGTGCCGCCGACCGCGCTGCGACGAAGATCAACTGGCTGGACTCGAAGCACTCGTTCTCCTTCGGCCACCACTACGACTCCGGGAACACCCACCACGGCCTGCTGCTGGTGAACAACGACGACATCGTCAAGCCCGGCACCGGGTTTGACACTCACCCGCACCGCGACATGGAGATCGTCACGTGGGTGCTGCAAGGATCCCTCGTCCACCAGGACTCCACCGGACACTCCGGCGTGATCTATCCGGGGTTGGCGCAGCGGATGTCGGCGGGCCGCGGCATCCTGCACTCGGAGAAGAACGACTCCTGGACGCTGACCGGCGACGAAACCCACAGTGAACCAGTGCATTTCGTGCAGATGTGGGTGGTTCCCGACGAAGCCGGGATCGATCCGGGCTATCAGCAACTGGAGATCGATGACGAGTTGCTGCGCGGCGGGCTGGTGACGATCGCCTCCGGGATGCCGGAGCACAGAGACCAGACCGCGATCGCGATCCGCAACCGGTACGCAGCGCTGCATGGCGCCCGGTTGCAGCCCGGCGAGGCCGTCGAGTTGCCCGAGGCGCCTTACCTGCACCTGTTCGTTCCGCGCGGTGAGGTGACACTCGAGGGCGCAGGCGAATTGCGCGAGGGCGACGCCGTTCGCTTCACCGCCGCCGGCGGTCAGCGGGTCACCGCGACCGCGCCGTCCGAGATCCTTGTGTGGGAGATGCATGCCGGGCTGGCGGGCTAA
- a CDS encoding PQQ-dependent sugar dehydrogenase, whose amino-acid sequence MPGWRAKAACAAAAALTAACGHSAPPAPPASAPTGLTPVVVTVPAGLDTAPFDTPRQALVPPGWTMSVWARVPRARLAAWAPDGALLVSVPAAGQVVRLASGQSQPRSTVLLEGLDQPHGLAFDRGTLYVAESDQVDAFDYRGDRADGTRVVADGLPDARSADLGGAYAHALKSVAVGRDGSVYFSIGSTGNITADDRTAEPPRATIMRVPPEGGSPEPFATGVRNGTGLAAAPDGSLWTAVNNRDQVPDPRTGPEYGAVTDYVNDHPPESVARLTPGRELGWPYCNPDIDNGPAFVRDVQTNADGSKLDCAALPPVEQTLGAHSAPLGLSFTVGTLPAPYDSGALVGVHGSWNRTPPRAPEVSFFAWRDGTLGPQQTLVGGFQDQDGSRWGRPVAAVAGPDGAVYITDDYAGAVYRLTPPGRLTS is encoded by the coding sequence ATGCCGGGCTGGCGGGCTAAAGCCGCCTGCGCGGCGGCCGCGGCGCTGACGGCGGCGTGTGGACACTCCGCGCCGCCGGCTCCCCCGGCCTCGGCTCCCACCGGGCTGACGCCGGTCGTCGTCACCGTGCCGGCCGGCCTCGACACCGCGCCGTTCGACACGCCGCGCCAGGCCCTCGTCCCGCCGGGCTGGACCATGTCGGTGTGGGCCCGGGTGCCACGGGCCAGATTGGCGGCATGGGCACCGGACGGGGCACTGCTGGTGTCAGTGCCCGCGGCGGGCCAGGTAGTACGACTGGCGTCCGGCCAGTCTCAACCACGGAGCACAGTCTTGCTCGAGGGGCTGGACCAGCCGCACGGCCTCGCCTTCGATCGCGGCACGCTGTATGTGGCCGAAAGCGACCAGGTGGACGCCTTCGACTATCGCGGCGACCGGGCCGACGGCACCCGGGTGGTCGCCGACGGATTGCCCGACGCGCGCAGTGCGGATCTCGGTGGCGCGTACGCCCATGCGCTCAAGAGCGTGGCCGTCGGTCGCGACGGGTCGGTGTACTTCTCGATCGGCTCAACCGGCAACATCACCGCCGACGACCGGACGGCCGAACCGCCGCGGGCCACGATCATGCGGGTCCCGCCCGAGGGTGGGTCACCGGAACCTTTCGCCACCGGCGTGCGCAACGGGACCGGTCTTGCTGCCGCACCAGACGGCTCGCTGTGGACCGCGGTCAACAATCGCGACCAGGTTCCCGACCCACGAACCGGCCCGGAATACGGCGCGGTGACCGACTACGTCAACGACCACCCGCCGGAGTCGGTGGCACGGTTGACCCCGGGACGCGAACTCGGCTGGCCCTATTGCAATCCGGATATCGATAACGGGCCGGCTTTCGTGCGGGACGTCCAGACCAATGCCGACGGCAGCAAGCTCGACTGCGCGGCGCTACCGCCTGTGGAGCAGACCCTCGGCGCGCACTCAGCGCCGCTGGGCCTGAGTTTCACCGTCGGCACGCTGCCCGCGCCATACGACTCCGGCGCCCTGGTCGGGGTGCACGGTTCGTGGAACCGTACCCCTCCCAGAGCGCCGGAGGTGTCGTTCTTCGCTTGGCGCGACGGAACTTTGGGCCCGCAGCAGACCCTGGTCGGAGGATTCCAAGACCAGGACGGGTCGCGCTGGGGTCGTCCCGTGGCGGCGGTCGCCGGCCCGGACGGCGCGGTGTACATCACCGACGACTACGCCGGTGCGGTGTATCGCCTCACGCCGCCGGGCCGCTTGACCTCTTAG
- a CDS encoding GlsB/YeaQ/YmgE family stress response membrane protein: MIGTIIGAIVVGLIVGALARLVMPGKQNIGIIMTILLGAVGSFLGSWITYQVGYANSNGGFAIIPFLVGIVVAAVLIAIYVAVTGRGSRVHH; encoded by the coding sequence ATGATCGGAACGATTATCGGAGCCATCGTCGTCGGCCTGATCGTCGGCGCGCTGGCGCGACTGGTTATGCCCGGCAAGCAGAACATCGGCATCATCATGACGATCCTGCTCGGTGCGGTGGGTTCCTTCCTGGGTTCGTGGATCACCTATCAGGTCGGCTACGCGAACTCCAACGGCGGATTCGCGATCATCCCCTTCCTGGTCGGCATCGTGGTCGCCGCGGTGTTGATCGCGATCTACGTCGCGGTCACCGGGCGCGGCAGCCGAGTTCACCACTAA
- a CDS encoding phosphodiester glycosidase family protein: MPTIAAKLRRLVAGSMAAVSALTLAATTGTPVASADARAQLAQAIATTRGSYLVYNFGSGFPAPMLNAGGNWYELTNGGHLMIIKAASSRLTPRLLVDSHSGYQARCERTPGTRTREGLVQASETYTPLQAWQALGQPTIAINANFFDVRGQQAGSWKSTGCSSPLGAYVDNTQGQGRANAAVTGTIAYAGKQALSGGDEVWTALTTMILPVAGAPFVVTPKSPDDYDAATPVIQGLLDKGTRFVAVSGLGLLAPGDTGQMNDGGPSAARTALAYARDKDEMYVFQGGSYTPDQIQDLFRGLGSDTAILLDGGGSSAIVLRRDTGGMWAGAGVPKGSCDTMAVLCDSRERALPAWLAFN; encoded by the coding sequence GTGCCAACCATCGCCGCGAAGCTGCGCCGCCTGGTCGCGGGCAGCATGGCCGCGGTGAGCGCTCTGACCCTGGCAGCCACCACCGGCACTCCCGTGGCGTCGGCCGACGCCCGCGCGCAACTGGCCCAGGCGATTGCCACCACGCGCGGTAGCTATCTGGTCTACAACTTCGGCAGTGGCTTTCCCGCGCCGATGCTCAACGCCGGCGGCAATTGGTACGAGCTCACCAACGGTGGCCACCTGATGATCATCAAGGCTGCCTCCAGTCGGCTGACGCCACGGCTGCTCGTCGACAGCCACTCCGGCTATCAGGCGCGCTGTGAGCGCACTCCCGGCACCCGAACGCGGGAGGGTCTGGTCCAGGCCTCGGAGACCTACACCCCGCTGCAGGCCTGGCAGGCGCTCGGCCAGCCCACCATCGCCATCAATGCCAACTTCTTCGATGTCCGTGGGCAGCAGGCCGGTTCGTGGAAGTCGACGGGCTGCAGTTCTCCGCTGGGCGCCTACGTCGACAACACCCAGGGGCAGGGGCGGGCCAATGCCGCGGTGACCGGAACCATCGCCTACGCGGGCAAGCAGGCGCTGTCCGGGGGCGACGAAGTGTGGACCGCACTGACCACGATGATCCTTCCCGTCGCCGGGGCGCCGTTTGTCGTGACACCCAAATCACCCGACGACTACGACGCCGCCACCCCGGTGATCCAGGGCCTGCTGGACAAGGGCACCCGGTTCGTCGCGGTCAGCGGGCTGGGACTGTTGGCCCCGGGTGACACCGGGCAGATGAACGACGGCGGGCCAAGCGCGGCGCGCACCGCGCTGGCCTACGCCCGCGACAAGGACGAGATGTACGTGTTCCAGGGCGGCAGCTACACGCCGGACCAGATTCAGGATCTGTTCCGCGGTTTGGGCAGCGACACCGCGATCCTGCTCGACGGCGGCGGCTCGTCGGCGATCGTGCTCCGCCGCGACACCGGCGGGATGTGGGCGGGTGCCGGTGTGCCGAAGGGCTCATGCGACACCATGGCTGTGCTGTGCGATTCGCGTGAGCGCGCCCTGCCCGCCTGGCTTGCCTTCAACTGA
- a CDS encoding SDR family oxidoreductase, translated as MPTVLVTGAARGIGKSIVDHLVAAGWDVIGGVRSDADAEALSKLPRVRAVTLDITDDAQVAALADALPARLDAVVNNAGIAVSGPLEGLTPAEIRRQLEVNVVGQLAVTQAVLPLLRQSRGRIVFISSVNGQLSAPMMGAYSASKFALEAAADALRIELRPWGIAVSVVQPAQTDTDLWRDADRSVVEMEAALSPQHRVLYSKHVAGMRKSIPASQRMAVDPEKVAKVVLQALTARKPRARYPVGLPAALQMTLMTKLPTGPRDAVLRRVLGQP; from the coding sequence ATGCCCACTGTTCTGGTCACCGGCGCCGCCCGGGGAATCGGCAAGTCGATCGTGGATCACCTGGTCGCCGCGGGCTGGGACGTCATCGGCGGGGTGCGCAGCGACGCCGATGCCGAAGCTCTGTCAAAGCTGCCCCGCGTCCGGGCGGTCACCCTCGACATCACCGACGACGCCCAGGTCGCCGCGCTTGCCGACGCGCTACCCGCCCGGCTCGACGCGGTGGTCAACAACGCCGGCATCGCGGTCAGCGGGCCGCTGGAAGGACTGACCCCAGCCGAGATCCGTCGGCAACTGGAGGTCAACGTCGTCGGTCAGCTCGCCGTCACGCAGGCGGTGCTTCCGCTGCTGCGCCAGTCGCGCGGCCGGATTGTGTTCATTTCCAGTGTGAACGGCCAACTTTCGGCACCGATGATGGGTGCCTATAGCGCGTCGAAGTTCGCCCTCGAGGCGGCCGCCGACGCCTTGCGAATCGAGTTGCGGCCGTGGGGGATCGCGGTCAGCGTGGTCCAGCCGGCCCAGACCGACACCGACCTGTGGCGCGATGCCGATCGCAGTGTCGTCGAAATGGAGGCCGCCCTGTCGCCACAGCATCGCGTGCTGTACTCCAAACATGTTGCGGGGATGCGCAAGTCGATCCCGGCGTCGCAGCGCATGGCAGTGGATCCGGAGAAGGTGGCCAAGGTGGTGCTCCAGGCGCTGACCGCCCGCAAGCCTCGCGCGCGTTATCCCGTGGGCCTGCCCGCCGCGCTGCAGATGACCCTGATGACCAAGCTGCCGACCGGCCCACGCGACGCGGTGCTGCGCCGGGTGCTCGGCCAGCCCTGA
- a CDS encoding YoaK family protein has product MAVASPVSQRSTVVALLLLTFATGLVDAISVLVLGHVFVANMTGNVIFLGFWFVPHSGVDLTAAVVAFVSFLAGTVLGGRFARHLDHEVAVRVWLTAALGTEVVLLAVLAAVAGSGVVDYHDDGKLILIAGLALAFGGQNAVARQFGIQELSTTVLTTTLVGIGFDSRLAGGTGQREKLRYTVVVTMCAGATVGATMSRFMVAPVIALAAVVVAAGLAVFRYGPQPVTAPDANH; this is encoded by the coding sequence ATGGCCGTCGCCTCGCCCGTCTCGCAACGATCCACCGTCGTCGCGCTGCTGCTGCTGACGTTCGCCACCGGACTCGTCGACGCGATCAGTGTGCTGGTGCTCGGCCACGTGTTCGTGGCCAACATGACCGGCAACGTGATCTTCCTGGGCTTCTGGTTCGTGCCGCATTCCGGGGTCGATCTGACCGCCGCGGTCGTCGCTTTCGTCAGCTTCCTCGCCGGCACGGTGCTCGGCGGGCGCTTCGCGCGTCACCTCGACCATGAGGTGGCGGTGCGGGTGTGGCTGACCGCCGCGCTGGGCACCGAGGTGGTGCTGCTGGCGGTGCTGGCCGCGGTCGCCGGCAGCGGTGTCGTCGACTACCACGACGACGGCAAACTGATCCTGATCGCCGGGCTGGCGTTGGCTTTCGGTGGGCAGAATGCCGTGGCCCGACAATTCGGCATCCAGGAACTCTCTACCACGGTGCTGACCACGACACTGGTGGGCATCGGCTTCGACAGCCGGCTCGCCGGGGGCACCGGGCAACGGGAAAAGTTGCGCTACACCGTCGTTGTGACGATGTGCGCGGGCGCTACCGTCGGCGCGACGATGTCGCGGTTCATGGTCGCGCCGGTGATCGCACTGGCCGCGGTCGTGGTGGCGGCAGGTCTCGCCGTCTTCCGTTACGGGCCACAACCCGTGACGGCACCGGATGCGAATCACTAG
- a CDS encoding Mce protein has product MEDQQPAAGDLTDAAPEATPEDQATEAETETETETAEPTAAESPKRPNWLSRNKTALAVGASAVVFVAGGAFAGAAVQPYLADKAAVDTKLAIARTAADAITTLWTYTPDDMDKLPDRSAKYLSGDFEDQYRKYVDAIVPTNKQAKVTNSTEVVGAAVESLTGSEATAIVYTNTTSKSPLTKDIPATKYLSYRVQLTRDGSHWLVTKMTTVTSLDLTPKL; this is encoded by the coding sequence GTGGAAGATCAGCAACCTGCTGCAGGTGATCTGACCGACGCCGCACCCGAGGCCACGCCCGAGGACCAGGCGACCGAAGCCGAGACCGAGACCGAGACCGAGACCGCCGAGCCGACGGCCGCGGAGTCACCGAAGCGGCCGAATTGGCTGAGCCGCAACAAGACTGCGCTCGCAGTGGGAGCCTCGGCAGTCGTGTTCGTCGCGGGGGGCGCCTTCGCCGGTGCCGCCGTCCAGCCGTACCTGGCGGACAAGGCCGCCGTCGACACCAAGCTCGCGATCGCCCGGACGGCCGCCGATGCGATCACGACACTGTGGACCTACACCCCCGACGACATGGACAAGCTGCCGGACCGATCGGCGAAGTACCTGTCCGGTGATTTCGAGGATCAGTACCGCAAGTACGTCGACGCTATCGTGCCGACCAATAAGCAGGCCAAGGTCACCAACAGCACCGAGGTGGTCGGCGCGGCCGTCGAATCGCTGACCGGTTCGGAAGCCACCGCGATCGTCTACACCAACACGACGTCGAAGAGCCCGCTGACCAAGGACATTCCCGCGACGAAGTATCTGTCGTACCGCGTGCAACTCACCCGCGACGGCTCGCACTGGCTGGTCACCAAGATGACGACGGTGACCTCACTGGACCTGACGCCCAAGCTGTAG
- a CDS encoding mammalian cell entry protein: MSPRRKLEADHRDLFRLPDPQPRRWVLPLVAGLAAVLIIAAVTVSTLLLVKRETQRHDAVRDVAVLSFVRGFVTHYTSIDPFHANDYADKVLAQGTGQFAKLYQDKMNEVVIQVARAEPTTGTVQDLGIERWNRDGSADVVVAATTKTRMPDGKTIESGSRWVVTATQEGGAGGPWKISNLLQVI, encoded by the coding sequence GTGAGCCCGCGCCGCAAGCTCGAGGCCGATCACCGGGATCTGTTCCGGTTGCCTGATCCGCAACCGCGGCGCTGGGTTCTGCCCCTGGTCGCTGGGCTGGCTGCGGTGCTGATCATCGCCGCGGTCACCGTAAGCACGCTGCTGCTGGTGAAACGCGAAACCCAGCGACACGACGCGGTCCGAGATGTGGCCGTGCTCAGCTTCGTTCGCGGATTCGTTACGCACTACACCTCGATCGACCCGTTCCACGCCAACGACTACGCCGACAAGGTGCTGGCGCAGGGCACCGGACAGTTCGCAAAGCTGTACCAGGACAAGATGAATGAGGTCGTCATCCAGGTGGCCCGGGCCGAACCCACGACCGGAACCGTTCAGGACCTCGGTATCGAGCGCTGGAACCGCGACGGCAGCGCCGACGTGGTGGTGGCCGCAACGACGAAAACCCGCATGCCCGACGGCAAGACCATCGAAAGCGGTAGCCGCTGGGTGGTCACCGCGACCCAAGAAGGAGGTGCAGGAGGTCCGTGGAAGATCAGCAACCTGCTGCAGGTGATCTGA